Proteins from one methanogenic archaeon mixed culture ISO4-G1 genomic window:
- a CDS encoding acidic ribosomal protein P0 RplPO: protein MAHVATWKKDLVSELVQDMREAPVVAVVDMENIPGQQIQSMRAGLRAHAKLKMTKNKLMRLALAEVAADKPGIEALEDSVDGQCAIITTDMDPFKLYAQLKKTMTPAPAKAGQLAPFDIVVPKGPTPFGPGPIIGELQKIGLPAAIEGGKIGIKKDTTLVKQGEPIPANVAAMLPKLEILPMVVGLDLRAAYEDGTVYHKDVLDIPEDYYANMFATAAYNALALGVEIAFPTKATIEPLVAKAYREALAVSVAAAIPTKENIDILLAKADAQMLSVASASGYQSDAVAARAGAVAAAAPVAATAAAPAEESVKEDEPEEVSEEDAAAGLSALFG, encoded by the coding sequence ATGGCACACGTCGCAACTTGGAAGAAGGATCTGGTGAGCGAGCTGGTACAGGATATGCGCGAGGCTCCAGTCGTCGCAGTCGTCGACATGGAGAACATCCCCGGACAGCAGATCCAGTCCATGAGGGCAGGACTCAGGGCTCACGCCAAGCTCAAGATGACCAAGAACAAGCTCATGCGCTTGGCCTTGGCCGAAGTGGCAGCGGACAAGCCCGGAATCGAGGCTCTCGAGGACAGTGTCGACGGTCAGTGCGCGATCATCACCACTGACATGGACCCCTTCAAGCTGTACGCACAGCTGAAGAAGACCATGACACCCGCACCTGCAAAGGCAGGACAGCTGGCGCCCTTCGACATCGTTGTACCCAAGGGACCGACCCCGTTCGGACCCGGCCCGATCATCGGTGAACTTCAGAAGATAGGCCTTCCCGCAGCAATTGAGGGAGGAAAGATAGGAATCAAGAAGGATACGACGCTCGTTAAGCAGGGAGAACCTATCCCCGCGAACGTAGCCGCCATGCTCCCCAAACTGGAGATCCTTCCGATGGTCGTAGGACTTGACCTCAGGGCCGCCTACGAGGACGGAACGGTCTACCACAAGGATGTATTGGACATTCCTGAGGATTACTACGCTAACATGTTCGCTACGGCAGCGTACAATGCACTGGCACTCGGTGTCGAGATCGCGTTCCCCACAAAGGCCACGATCGAGCCGCTCGTCGCTAAGGCATACAGAGAGGCACTCGCCGTCTCCGTCGCAGCCGCGATACCGACCAAAGAGAATATCGACATACTCTTGGCAAAGGCAGATGCTCAGATGCTGTCTGTTGCCTCCGCTAGCGGATACCAGAGCGATGCAGTCGCAGCAAGGGCAGGAGCCGTTGCCGCAGCAGCGCCCGTTGCAGCCACAGCCGCCGCACCCGCAGAAGAGAGTGTGAAAGAGGATGAACCCGAGGAAGTTAGTGAGGAGGATGCAGCAGCAGGCCTCTCAGCACTCTTCGGATGA
- a CDS encoding pfkB family carbohydrate kinase, which translates to MSGKPFLSVYGHVTVDQIMTVRKFPAPNTTEDIITKLTTLGGTGTNIAVAAAKLGCPTALCAFVGNDFPAKFEEEIRDSGLILDEFLHVDKFETSGAVVVNDPDMTQKVVFYQGPQGFGDEVGIKLESNAKKSEFTHFCTGQPSYYIGIMDDIKGKTKIAVDPAQESHRIWNSDNFPKALALSDFLFCNNFEAESLRKYLGLGSIMDADAELVVCTRGEGGSTAKFNGETFTVPPVQAKKVVDPTGCGDTYRAGFYTALYKGFGIPEALTLAATVASFVIEKTGALTNIPTWDMVLDRAEPYMKEIQ; encoded by the coding sequence ATGAGCGGCAAGCCCTTCCTGTCCGTCTACGGCCACGTGACCGTGGACCAGATCATGACGGTCAGGAAGTTCCCCGCGCCCAACACCACCGAGGACATAATCACCAAGCTGACCACCCTCGGGGGGACGGGGACCAACATCGCCGTCGCCGCGGCGAAGCTGGGCTGTCCCACGGCGCTCTGCGCGTTCGTCGGCAACGACTTCCCCGCGAAGTTCGAGGAGGAGATCAGGGATTCCGGATTGATCCTGGACGAGTTCCTCCACGTGGACAAGTTCGAGACATCGGGAGCGGTAGTGGTCAACGACCCCGACATGACCCAGAAGGTCGTTTTCTATCAGGGGCCTCAGGGTTTCGGGGACGAGGTGGGCATCAAACTGGAATCCAACGCGAAGAAGTCGGAGTTCACCCACTTCTGCACCGGCCAGCCCTCGTACTACATCGGTATAATGGACGACATCAAGGGCAAGACCAAGATCGCCGTCGACCCCGCCCAGGAATCGCACAGGATATGGAACTCGGACAACTTCCCGAAGGCCCTTGCTCTATCGGATTTCCTGTTCTGCAACAACTTCGAGGCGGAATCCCTTAGGAAGTATCTGGGATTGGGCAGCATCATGGATGCGGACGCGGAGCTCGTCGTCTGCACCAGGGGCGAGGGCGGGAGCACCGCGAAGTTCAACGGGGAGACGTTCACCGTACCTCCGGTCCAGGCCAAGAAGGTCGTGGACCCCACCGGATGTGGGGACACATACAGGGCAGGTTTCTACACGGCCCTCTACAAGGGATTTGGCATCCCGGAGGCGCTGACGCTTGCAGCGACCGTAGCATCCTTCGTCATCGAGAAGACCGGCGCCCTGACAAACATCCCCACATGGGACATGGTCTTGGACAGGGCCGAGCCCTACATGAAAGAGATCCAATGA
- a CDS encoding preprotein translocase subunit SecE, which translates to MTVAVTPGWEHSPPYFIRDLEEKFITVSLLKGVVLCCYRFSESKHGKSASPMENDKMVDEEESTYEELQDEFESKARGFGKGKYGRILKMARTPSKDEYVKTVYITGAGILIIGFVGFAIWWLMTVLPTYF; encoded by the coding sequence ATGACGGTCGCGGTCACGCCGGGATGGGAGCACTCCCCTCCTTATTTTATTAGGGATTTAGAAGAAAAGTTTATAACGGTCTCCCTGTTAAAGGGGGTTGTTCTGTGTTGTTATCGCTTCAGCGAAAGCAAGCACGGAAAATCGGCATCGCCGATGGAGAACGATAAAATGGTAGACGAGGAAGAGTCAACGTACGAAGAGCTCCAGGACGAGTTCGAGTCGAAGGCCCGCGGATTCGGCAAGGGAAAGTACGGCAGGATCCTTAAGATGGCCCGCACGCCCAGCAAGGACGAGTATGTGAAGACCGTGTACATCACGGGAGCAGGTATACTCATCATCGGATTCGTGGGATTCGCCATCTGGTGGCTCATGACGGTCCTCCCGACCTATTTCTGA
- a CDS encoding adenosylhomocysteinase AhcY, whose amino-acid sequence MDDLVKQGSLRLHWVETHMPVLQEIRKNFIKEQPLAGLKIGMALHTEAKTGMLAITLADAGANIRLASCNPLSTDDSVAMALRDEYGLDVFAKKWESQEEYYANLNSVLNMNPDFIIDDGADLITMVHTTRKEVLPNVKAANEETTTGVTRLKAMAADGTLQFPVLDVNDAKMKFLFDNRYGTGQSAFDGWMNATNLLVAGKNLVVAGYGWCGKGIAMRAKGLGAHVIVTEVDPVKAIEAKMDGFEVMRMIDAVKVADMVFTVTGCKDILALEHFQVMKDGCVLGNVGHFDNEINKEHLYALSDTVTRVRDFIDEYRMKDGRRIYLIGEGRLMNLAAGQGHPAEIMDMSFATQALGIEYMSKNYDHLEPVVHRVPDMIDSKIASIKLESMGVLIDRLSDEQIKYTTGWKEGT is encoded by the coding sequence ATGGATGATCTCGTCAAACAGGGATCCCTGAGGCTGCACTGGGTCGAGACCCACATGCCGGTCCTTCAGGAGATCAGGAAGAATTTCATCAAGGAGCAGCCTCTGGCAGGGCTCAAGATCGGAATGGCCCTCCACACGGAGGCCAAGACAGGTATGCTCGCCATCACCCTCGCGGATGCGGGAGCGAACATACGTCTCGCCAGCTGCAACCCGCTCTCGACGGACGACTCCGTCGCGATGGCGCTCCGCGACGAATACGGACTCGACGTCTTCGCAAAGAAATGGGAGAGCCAGGAGGAGTACTACGCCAACCTCAACTCGGTCCTGAACATGAATCCCGATTTCATCATAGACGACGGTGCGGACCTCATCACCATGGTCCACACCACACGTAAGGAGGTCCTTCCCAACGTGAAGGCCGCCAACGAGGAGACCACCACAGGTGTCACTCGCCTCAAGGCCATGGCGGCGGACGGTACGCTCCAGTTCCCCGTCCTCGACGTCAACGACGCCAAGATGAAGTTCCTCTTCGACAACAGGTACGGTACCGGCCAGTCCGCATTCGACGGGTGGATGAACGCCACCAACCTCCTGGTCGCAGGCAAGAACCTTGTCGTCGCAGGATACGGATGGTGCGGAAAGGGGATCGCCATGAGGGCCAAGGGACTGGGCGCCCACGTCATCGTCACGGAAGTGGACCCGGTCAAGGCCATCGAGGCCAAGATGGACGGTTTCGAGGTCATGAGGATGATCGACGCCGTCAAGGTCGCCGACATGGTGTTCACCGTCACGGGATGCAAGGACATCCTCGCACTGGAGCACTTCCAGGTCATGAAGGACGGCTGCGTCTTAGGGAACGTCGGCCACTTCGACAACGAAATCAACAAGGAGCACCTCTACGCCCTTTCGGACACGGTCACAAGGGTCCGCGACTTCATCGACGAGTACAGGATGAAGGACGGACGCCGCATCTACCTCATCGGAGAGGGACGCCTGATGAACCTGGCGGCAGGCCAGGGACACCCCGCGGAGATCATGGACATGAGCTTCGCGACGCAGGCCCTCGGTATCGAGTACATGTCCAAGAACTACGACCACCTGGAACCGGTGGTCCACAGGGTCCCGGACATGATCGACTCGAAGATCGCCAGCATCAAGCTGGAGTCCATGGGGGTCCTCATCGACCGTCTCAGCGACGAGCAGATAAAGTACACCACGGGATGGAAGGAAGGCACATGA
- a CDS encoding phosphatidylglycerophosphate synthase PgsA — MVLDGQRSKAEFALAPVARKFINVNPNTVSWIGLIIALLSGIVFYLSGYYDREWMLLIGAILVIVSGYFDALDGKIAKLAGKCSAKGDYLDHVFDRYADVFMIGGIAFCGYWCNPYLGMLALVGVLLTSYMGTQAQAIGAPRLYAGLLGRADRVVLSTLFPLLQLIFGMLGYGWFTFDIGSWAVTFNWLTIMMLWFAVVGNLTAIQRAIITWNNLTKMENEKKDQ, encoded by the coding sequence ATGGTTCTAGACGGACAGAGATCGAAGGCGGAATTCGCGCTGGCGCCGGTCGCCAGGAAGTTCATAAACGTCAATCCCAACACCGTCTCCTGGATCGGGCTGATCATCGCCCTGCTCAGCGGTATCGTGTTCTATCTGAGCGGCTACTATGACAGGGAGTGGATGCTCCTCATAGGAGCGATCCTCGTCATCGTCTCCGGTTATTTCGACGCGCTTGACGGCAAGATCGCCAAGCTCGCCGGCAAGTGCAGCGCCAAGGGGGACTATCTGGATCACGTCTTCGACAGGTATGCGGACGTGTTCATGATCGGAGGTATCGCCTTCTGCGGATACTGGTGCAACCCCTACCTCGGAATGCTGGCCCTCGTCGGTGTGCTCCTCACATCCTACATGGGGACCCAGGCCCAGGCCATCGGAGCACCCCGTCTCTACGCGGGTCTGCTCGGCCGTGCGGACAGGGTCGTCCTCTCGACGCTGTTCCCCCTGCTCCAGCTGATCTTCGGCATGCTCGGTTACGGTTGGTTCACATTCGACATCGGATCCTGGGCAGTCACCTTCAACTGGCTGACCATCATGATGCTCTGGTTCGCCGTGGTCGGCAACCTGACCGCCATCCAGAGGGCGATCATAACCTGGAACAACCTTACCAAGATGGAGAACGAGAAGAAGGATCAGTGA
- a CDS encoding nucleotide kinase: MTLFAITGTPGTGKTSVSEELRRRGYTVIDMNRHIREHGLLGDLDAKRDTHEVDLDALNDSLEEYRTAEGIVLMDSHLSHFMDCSGIIVIRCKPDVLAHRLEARGYSCEKVLENVQSEVLDVILCEATESDIPVYEVDSTDGDVTDLANSIEKILKGDSTDYLPGKTDWSEEMDKWF; the protein is encoded by the coding sequence ATGACGCTTTTCGCTATCACCGGCACGCCCGGGACGGGCAAGACATCGGTCTCGGAGGAGCTCCGCAGGAGGGGCTACACAGTCATCGACATGAACCGTCACATCCGCGAGCACGGACTGCTGGGGGATCTAGACGCGAAGAGGGACACCCACGAGGTGGACCTGGACGCGCTCAACGATTCCCTCGAAGAGTACAGGACGGCGGAAGGCATCGTGCTCATGGACAGCCATCTGTCGCATTTCATGGACTGCAGCGGCATCATCGTAATCAGGTGCAAACCGGACGTGCTGGCACATCGTCTGGAGGCACGCGGTTACTCCTGCGAGAAGGTCCTTGAGAACGTCCAATCGGAGGTGCTCGATGTGATCCTCTGCGAGGCCACGGAGTCCGACATCCCTGTCTACGAGGTGGATTCCACCGACGGAGATGTTACGGATTTGGCTAATTCCATAGAGAAAATACTAAAAGGGGATAGTACTGACTATCTCCCAGGAAAGACCGATTGGTCAGAGGAGATGGACAAATGGTTCTAG
- a CDS encoding ribosomal protein L1P Rpl1p: MAVQKALEGAKKRNFTETVELAINLVDVDLTIPKNRIQEDIILPNGRGKTVKICVIGGGELALKAKDVADLVITPEELGTIADDKKQAKKIANSTTYFIAEAPMMAQVGKRLGTVLGPRGKMPKPIAPGMDPAPMIDGLRKSVSIRTKDRKTFHAPVGSADMSAEDIAENIDVILKRVESRLEKGRHNIASAYVKTTMGPSEKIL; encoded by the coding sequence ATGGCCGTGCAGAAAGCACTCGAGGGTGCAAAGAAGCGCAACTTTACTGAGACGGTTGAGTTGGCCATCAATCTCGTGGATGTCGATCTGACTATCCCCAAGAACCGTATCCAGGAGGATATCATTCTCCCGAACGGACGTGGAAAGACAGTGAAGATCTGCGTCATTGGTGGTGGCGAACTAGCCTTGAAAGCCAAGGACGTGGCCGATCTCGTGATCACACCCGAGGAACTCGGAACGATCGCGGACGACAAGAAACAGGCAAAGAAGATCGCGAACAGTACCACATACTTCATCGCTGAGGCACCTATGATGGCTCAGGTCGGTAAGAGACTGGGAACTGTGCTCGGTCCTCGCGGAAAGATGCCGAAACCAATCGCTCCGGGAATGGATCCCGCCCCGATGATCGACGGTCTCCGCAAGTCTGTGTCCATCAGAACGAAAGACAGGAAGACATTCCATGCACCCGTCGGATCCGCCGACATGAGCGCAGAGGACATCGCCGAGAACATCGACGTCATCCTCAAGCGTGTTGAGTCCCGCCTTGAGAAGGGTAGGCACAACATCGCCTCCGCTTATGTCAAGACCACGATGGGTCCCTCGGAGAAGATCCTGTGA
- a CDS encoding RNA methyltransferase TrmH family translates to MPEIRVVVVGPKYEGNVGAIARSMANFDIKELYLVNPCELGDDAYRRSKHGADILDNVVIVSSLEEATKDCFLVVGTSGVVTKGDSNYTRVPMPVREFAEHCRGYTEKIAVVFGREDIGLLQDELNYCDVLVTIPASDEYPILNLSHAAHTVLYEFFQAMHSEPRRPEPADKNEKELMFAYFGDLLDAVDYPKERRNNTTIMFRRMMGRAIPTKYEYNTLMGVFGDAAKYLKYGKPWNKDRKE, encoded by the coding sequence ATGCCCGAAATCCGTGTAGTGGTAGTCGGTCCCAAATACGAGGGGAACGTCGGTGCGATCGCCAGATCCATGGCCAACTTTGACATCAAGGAGCTGTATCTCGTGAACCCCTGCGAGCTTGGGGACGACGCATACCGCAGATCCAAGCACGGGGCGGACATCCTGGACAACGTGGTCATCGTTAGTTCCCTCGAGGAGGCCACCAAGGACTGCTTCCTCGTAGTCGGGACGAGCGGGGTCGTCACCAAGGGCGACAGCAACTACACCCGCGTGCCTATGCCGGTGAGGGAGTTCGCCGAGCACTGCCGCGGATACACGGAGAAGATCGCCGTCGTGTTCGGAAGGGAGGACATAGGGCTCCTGCAGGACGAGCTGAACTACTGCGATGTACTTGTGACGATACCCGCCAGCGACGAGTATCCGATCCTCAACCTCTCGCACGCTGCGCACACCGTGCTCTACGAGTTCTTCCAGGCGATGCATTCCGAACCCAGGAGGCCGGAGCCCGCGGACAAGAACGAGAAGGAGCTCATGTTCGCGTATTTCGGCGATCTCCTGGATGCCGTGGATTATCCCAAGGAGAGGAGGAACAACACCACCATCATGTTTAGGAGGATGATGGGGCGCGCGATCCCCACCAAATACGAGTACAACACGCTCATGGGCGTGTTCGGCGACGCGGCGAAGTATCTCAAGTACGGGAAGCCCTGGAACAAGGACAGGAAGGAATGA
- a CDS encoding transcription initiation factor IIB, translated as MVKTKEGAEEIEVCPECGSHHLVRDYERGELLCEDCGLVLDDQFIDQGPEWRAFDVEQGEKRARTGAPMTYTIHDKGLSTEISWKNKDSYGKSIPTRNRAQLYRLRKWQRRIRVSNATERNLAFALSELDRMASAMGLPRNVRETAAMIYRKAVNKNLIRGRSIEGVVAASLYAACRQCGVPRTLDEVGNSSRVGRKEIGRTYRFMTRELKLKLMPTKPQDYVQRFCSELKLSGEVQSKAAEILKDASERELTSGRGPTGVAAAAIYISSIMCNERRTQREVADVAGVTEVTIRNRYKELTEKLGIEIQL; from the coding sequence ATGGTAAAGACAAAGGAAGGAGCAGAAGAAATCGAGGTATGCCCCGAGTGCGGAAGCCACCACCTCGTACGTGACTACGAGCGCGGAGAACTCCTCTGTGAGGACTGCGGACTGGTACTGGACGATCAGTTCATCGACCAGGGTCCCGAGTGGAGGGCATTCGACGTGGAGCAGGGAGAGAAGAGGGCCCGTACCGGTGCACCGATGACCTACACCATCCACGACAAGGGACTGTCCACCGAGATCTCCTGGAAGAACAAGGACTCCTACGGGAAGAGCATCCCGACCAGGAACAGGGCCCAGCTGTACAGGCTGAGGAAGTGGCAGAGAAGGATCCGTGTATCGAACGCAACAGAGAGGAACCTCGCGTTCGCACTGTCCGAACTGGACAGGATGGCGTCCGCGATGGGACTGCCCAGGAACGTCAGGGAGACCGCAGCCATGATCTACAGGAAGGCCGTCAACAAGAACCTGATCAGGGGAAGGTCCATCGAAGGAGTCGTAGCCGCTTCGCTCTACGCCGCATGCAGGCAGTGCGGTGTCCCCAGGACCCTCGACGAGGTCGGGAACTCCAGCCGTGTCGGAAGGAAGGAGATCGGGAGGACCTACCGTTTCATGACCCGCGAGCTCAAACTGAAGCTCATGCCGACCAAGCCCCAGGACTACGTCCAGAGGTTCTGCTCGGAGCTCAAGCTCAGCGGAGAGGTCCAGTCCAAGGCCGCAGAGATCCTGAAGGACGCATCCGAGAGGGAGCTGACCTCCGGAAGGGGGCCCACCGGTGTCGCCGCGGCGGCGATCTACATCTCCTCGATCATGTGCAACGAGCGCAGGACCCAGAGGGAGGTCGCCGATGTCGCCGGAGTGACAGAGGTCACCATCAGGAACAGATACAAGGAACTCACCGAGAAGCTCGGTATCGAGATCCAGCTCTGA
- a CDS encoding cell division GTPase, giving the protein MADVLVIACGGGANNALKKEAEEGAFPIERVTRDGSTIPIDDRLALSELFNSYRVIMPFSILGGAVGSDAIGDIISCAKEAGCRVVSVFGIPMALEPERRRKALEMLPSLSSQSDCTMVLDMQKSMELNMEYDENKLWENYIRMSDRMLAGTIGALIESTEGPFFTVFSEGLYSFVPFYDVLPVNAVLKSWDRMLFDSGHAGDGAVVMVGSNIKTPEIEDIKNQIVTRYGVMPEVLIRSDPDDSKVVVFRAMEPF; this is encoded by the coding sequence ATGGCCGATGTTCTCGTAATCGCATGCGGCGGAGGAGCCAACAACGCCTTGAAGAAGGAGGCAGAGGAGGGCGCCTTCCCGATCGAGAGGGTCACAAGGGACGGATCCACGATACCCATCGACGACCGTCTGGCACTTTCGGAACTATTCAATTCTTACCGTGTGATAATGCCGTTCAGCATCCTCGGCGGTGCGGTGGGTTCCGATGCCATAGGGGACATCATCTCATGCGCCAAGGAGGCCGGCTGCCGCGTCGTGTCCGTCTTCGGCATCCCGATGGCCCTGGAGCCCGAACGCCGCCGGAAGGCGCTGGAGATGCTGCCTTCGCTTTCATCCCAATCCGATTGCACAATGGTCCTGGACATGCAGAAGTCCATGGAGCTCAACATGGAATACGACGAGAACAAGCTCTGGGAGAACTACATCAGGATGAGCGACCGCATGCTGGCAGGCACCATCGGCGCCCTCATAGAGTCCACGGAGGGGCCGTTCTTCACGGTCTTCAGCGAGGGGCTGTACTCCTTCGTCCCGTTCTACGACGTGCTTCCGGTGAACGCCGTGCTGAAATCGTGGGACCGCATGCTCTTCGACAGCGGCCACGCCGGGGACGGTGCGGTCGTGATGGTGGGATCCAACATCAAGACCCCGGAGATCGAGGATATCAAGAATCAGATCGTGACCAGATACGGGGTGATGCCGGAAGTACTGATAAGGTCGGATCCGGATGATTCCAAAGTGGTTGTCTTCAGGGCGATGGAGCCCTTCTGA
- a CDS encoding ribosomal protein L24 family: protein MLTGENNLKKVAASGIVSWTFQINSGANKAKLSFSVVAGPDAENAPEWTVSLHDATDGEIWTNDTSRTEIELPLPGKNAKELKLEVICPNGARYGDSVKTTITADADDGVSSMVFEAVAQQSIMVLKTQIDQEKTVANELASKANKAKDKDIYAILSPAGLRGYVFVEGMNTDRVREKSKDIKKARNFIDGEADISEISPYLTPVSAVVGIVEGDIVELINGPFKGEKARVQQIDQGKEEITVELIEAMVPIPVTVKGDSVRLLEKEK, encoded by the coding sequence ATGCTCACTGGTGAGAACAACCTGAAGAAAGTTGCAGCCAGCGGTATTGTCTCTTGGACATTCCAGATCAACTCGGGTGCCAACAAAGCGAAGCTATCGTTCTCAGTCGTAGCTGGACCCGATGCGGAGAACGCCCCTGAGTGGACGGTCAGTCTGCACGACGCTACCGACGGCGAAATCTGGACTAACGACACCAGCAGGACGGAGATCGAACTCCCCCTCCCCGGCAAGAACGCCAAGGAGCTGAAGCTGGAGGTCATCTGTCCCAACGGAGCAAGGTACGGCGACTCCGTTAAGACCACCATCACCGCAGATGCCGACGACGGCGTCTCGTCGATGGTGTTCGAGGCCGTAGCACAGCAGTCCATAATGGTCCTTAAGACCCAGATCGACCAGGAGAAGACAGTCGCAAACGAGCTGGCTTCGAAGGCGAACAAGGCCAAAGACAAGGACATATATGCGATCCTGAGTCCCGCCGGACTCAGGGGATACGTGTTCGTCGAAGGGATGAACACGGATCGCGTCCGCGAGAAGTCCAAGGACATCAAAAAGGCCAGGAACTTCATCGACGGAGAGGCGGACATCAGCGAGATCAGCCCCTATCTGACACCCGTGTCCGCAGTCGTGGGAATCGTGGAGGGAGACATAGTCGAACTCATCAACGGTCCCTTCAAGGGTGAAAAAGCAAGGGTGCAGCAGATCGACCAGGGCAAAGAGGAGATCACCGTTGAGCTCATCGAAGCCATGGTCCCTATACCTGTCACTGTCAAAGGAGACAGTGTCAGACTACTTGAAAAGGAGAAATGA
- a CDS encoding pantothenate synthase PanC: MVEEGLVTPTGLISHGRGEAYDYLMGEKSIPPALEAEKVAAAYLLRAKNPVVCVNGNAAALDPENLIALAKAVPAKMEVNLFHRTPERMEGLISYLESKGAENVLGRVPDCRIQGLNHDRALCTKEGIFDSDVIVVPIEDGDRAEALVSMGKVVISIDLNPLSRTSCKATVPISDEMTRALENIIKFIQELRGDEQAMLKIISQYSSQKNRRETVKYICDSLMSGFGTEDD; encoded by the coding sequence ATGGTGGAAGAGGGGCTTGTCACCCCTACCGGGCTGATATCCCACGGAAGGGGAGAGGCCTACGACTATCTCATGGGGGAGAAGAGCATCCCTCCCGCCCTCGAGGCAGAGAAGGTCGCCGCGGCGTATCTCCTGAGGGCGAAGAACCCTGTGGTATGCGTAAACGGGAACGCGGCGGCGCTGGACCCCGAGAACCTCATAGCTCTGGCGAAGGCCGTCCCGGCCAAGATGGAGGTCAACCTGTTCCACAGGACCCCCGAGAGGATGGAGGGACTGATCTCCTATCTGGAGTCGAAGGGCGCCGAGAACGTCCTGGGAAGGGTACCGGACTGCAGGATCCAGGGTCTGAACCACGATCGCGCCCTGTGCACCAAGGAGGGGATCTTCGACAGCGATGTGATAGTGGTACCGATAGAGGACGGCGACCGCGCAGAGGCGCTGGTCTCGATGGGAAAGGTCGTCATTTCCATCGACCTCAACCCCCTGTCCCGCACCTCATGCAAGGCAACGGTGCCGATCTCCGACGAGATGACCCGTGCGCTGGAAAATATCATCAAATTCATCCAGGAACTCAGGGGCGACGAACAGGCAATGCTTAAAATTATCAGCCAATACAGTAGCCAAAAGAACCGTCGCGAGACCGTGAAGTACATCTGCGATTCGCTGATGTCAGGTTTCGGAACGGAGGATGATTAA
- a CDS encoding ribosomal protein L11P Rpl11p, producing the protein MVDTVEALVDGGRASAGPPLGPALGPKGVNIGQVIAKINEKTKAFDGMKVPVKILINDDKTFDIKVGTPPVSALIKGELGIDCGAHNARTEKVGNLTLDQAKKIADMKGDDLLGATLKARVLEVAGACVAIGVTIDGKGPKDFTKAVKAGEYDSQF; encoded by the coding sequence ATGGTAGATACTGTTGAGGCATTGGTGGATGGAGGACGCGCTTCCGCAGGTCCACCGCTCGGTCCCGCACTGGGTCCGAAAGGAGTGAACATCGGTCAGGTCATCGCGAAGATCAACGAGAAGACCAAGGCTTTCGATGGAATGAAGGTCCCCGTCAAGATCCTGATCAACGACGACAAGACATTCGACATCAAGGTCGGAACACCCCCGGTGTCCGCACTGATCAAGGGAGAGCTCGGAATCGATTGTGGAGCACACAACGCCAGGACCGAGAAGGTCGGAAACCTGACCCTCGACCAGGCGAAGAAGATCGCCGACATGAAGGGAGACGATCTCCTCGGAGCGACGCTCAAGGCAAGGGTCCTCGAGGTCGCCGGAGCCTGTGTCGCCATCGGTGTCACCATCGACGGCAAGGGCCCCAAGGACTTCACCAAGGCCGTCAAGGCCGGTGAGTACGACTCCCAGTTCTGA
- a CDS encoding ribosomal protein L12P Rpl12p: MEYIYSAMVLYSAGKDITEDAIKAVLTAAGVDADAAKIKALVASLEGVNIADAIANAAVAAPAAAPAAGAAPAAAAAPAAAEEPEVEQVSEEDAAAGLSALFG, translated from the coding sequence ATGGAGTATATCTACAGCGCAATGGTGCTCTACTCTGCTGGCAAGGACATCACCGAGGACGCAATCAAGGCAGTCCTCACAGCCGCCGGAGTCGACGCTGACGCAGCAAAGATCAAAGCACTGGTTGCATCTCTCGAGGGAGTCAACATTGCAGATGCCATCGCGAACGCCGCAGTCGCAGCGCCCGCAGCAGCACCTGCAGCCGGAGCCGCCCCCGCAGCAGCCGCCGCACCTGCAGCCGCCGAGGAACCCGAGGTCGAGCAGGTCAGCGAAGAGGATGCAGCAGCAGGTCTCTCTGCTCTCTTCGGATGA
- a CDS encoding 4Fe-4S binding domain-containing protein, with protein MPTINESECTACGACADACPSSAITVGDVAVINPDVCVDCGVCIDECPSGAIQ; from the coding sequence ATGCCCACAATCAACGAATCTGAATGCACTGCCTGCGGTGCATGCGCAGACGCATGCCCCTCATCCGCGATCACCGTCGGAGACGTCGCCGTCATCAACCCTGATGTGTGTGTTGACTGCGGAGTCTGCATCGACGAGTGCCCCTCAGGCGCCATCCAGTGA